The following are encoded together in the Streptomyces rapamycinicus NRRL 5491 genome:
- a CDS encoding PucR family transcriptional regulator, translating into MDTRTLGELLDTLGEPALRLVTAPSGLTTPVTEVLLYDPHSPFPDRAPGALLLAVGVRADAAGALVDEAAAARMAGLVVRGENGPSSGQGPSSGQGQGLADAVARARERGLALLTVDEDAAWHHVHLLLAGAVGARPSPAGGAALGDLFSLAGAVATAVGGATVIEDPRQRILAHSTIPGQPVDEPRRQGILGRQVPGSPENTEQYRVLFASHGPVRLPALSAEELPRLAVAVRAGGETLGSLWVVDDGTLAPDAEEALAQGASTAALLLLRARAAQELSRHMTGDLLRRLLDGTAEPATAAERLGLAPGTPVRVAAFALEGAAGAPDGEQAALRLLDLVRLQCEARYGRHACVLVDGVVYALLPVADGRAGERQRRLAEDIVRRAGQALRVPVRAGLGDVVPEVAEVRGSREDADLVLRVLGPEETVAAMAEVRARAVLLRLGELLGERRELAAGAWRDIVAYDAGHGTDYARTLVCWLDAGCDMARAARLLAVHPNTCRYRLRQARAQLGIDLDDPDERLVLWLQLRTLAGLRGAGV; encoded by the coding sequence ATGGACACCCGCACCCTCGGGGAGCTTCTGGACACCCTGGGCGAGCCCGCGCTGCGGCTGGTCACCGCCCCGTCCGGGCTCACCACGCCCGTCACCGAGGTGCTGCTGTACGACCCCCACTCCCCCTTCCCGGACCGGGCGCCCGGCGCCCTGCTGCTGGCGGTCGGGGTGCGGGCGGACGCGGCCGGGGCGCTGGTGGACGAGGCGGCGGCCGCGCGGATGGCGGGTCTCGTCGTACGCGGTGAGAACGGGCCCTCGTCCGGGCAAGGGCCCTCGTCCGGGCAAGGGCAGGGACTCGCGGACGCCGTCGCCCGGGCGCGGGAGCGGGGGCTGGCCCTGCTCACCGTGGACGAGGACGCCGCCTGGCACCATGTCCATCTGCTGCTGGCCGGTGCGGTCGGGGCCCGGCCCTCCCCCGCGGGCGGCGCCGCGCTCGGCGACCTGTTCTCGCTCGCGGGCGCCGTGGCCACGGCCGTGGGCGGCGCCACCGTGATCGAGGATCCGCGCCAGCGCATCCTCGCCCACTCCACCATCCCGGGCCAGCCCGTGGACGAGCCCCGGCGCCAGGGCATCCTGGGCCGTCAGGTGCCGGGCAGCCCGGAGAACACCGAGCAGTACCGGGTGCTGTTCGCCTCCCACGGGCCGGTGCGCCTGCCCGCCCTGAGCGCCGAGGAACTGCCACGGCTGGCCGTCGCCGTACGGGCGGGCGGTGAGACCCTCGGCTCGCTGTGGGTCGTCGACGACGGGACCCTCGCACCGGATGCCGAGGAGGCGCTGGCCCAGGGCGCCTCGACGGCCGCCCTGCTCCTGCTGCGGGCGCGGGCGGCACAGGAGCTGTCCCGCCATATGACCGGCGATCTGCTGCGCCGTCTCCTGGACGGCACCGCCGAGCCCGCCACCGCCGCCGAGCGGCTGGGGCTGGCCCCCGGCACACCGGTGCGGGTGGCCGCCTTCGCGCTGGAGGGCGCGGCGGGCGCGCCGGACGGGGAGCAGGCCGCGCTGCGGCTGCTGGATCTCGTACGGCTGCAGTGTGAGGCGCGGTACGGGCGGCATGCCTGTGTGCTGGTCGACGGGGTGGTGTACGCGCTGCTGCCGGTGGCCGACGGGCGGGCCGGGGAGCGGCAGCGGCGGCTCGCCGAGGACATCGTGCGCCGCGCCGGGCAGGCGCTGAGGGTGCCGGTACGGGCCGGTCTCGGCGATGTGGTGCCGGAGGTGGCGGAGGTCCGCGGCTCGCGGGAGGACGCCGATCTGGTGCTGCGGGTGCTGGGCCCGGAGGAGACGGTGGCCGCGATGGCGGAGGTCCGGGCCCGGGCCGTACTGCTCCGGCTCGGCGAACTCCTGGGCGAGCGGCGGGAGTTGGCGGCCGGGGCCTGGCGGGACATCGTGGCGTACGACGCCGGGCACGGCACGGACTACGCCCGGACGCTGGTGTGCTGGCTGGACGCCGGATGCGATATGGCGCGGGCGGCCCGGCTGCTGGCCGTCCACCCCAACACCTGCCGCTACCGGCTGCGGCAGGCCCGGGCGCAGTTGGGGATCGACCTGGACGACCCGGACGAGCGGCTGGTGCTCTGGCTCCAGCTGCGCACCCTCGCGGGGCTGCGGGGCGCGGGCGTCTAG
- a CDS encoding chorismate synthase, protein MTSVTMDAEALATAAARAAGVAVRTVHDVAGVQAVADFFAEVWRLPRSHPPYPAEVLHSIVHAGGAVHAAYTTGPDGREGERLSGAAVAVFGPPADREVYSLVAAATASDRGVGHAVKQAQRGWALARGAHTMRWTFDPLVARNARFNLVKLGAVGAEYLVDLYGPMNDGVNDGDESDRLTARWDLLARPAPAPAPADDTGDRAAAPVVRHAPDDGPLAARHADRLWCRVPGDIVALRTADPALALRWRHAVREVFTEAYAEGFRATAMSRDGWYRLTRNPAPTTPGEDPRP, encoded by the coding sequence ATGACATCAGTGACGATGGACGCCGAGGCGCTGGCCACCGCCGCCGCCCGCGCCGCCGGGGTCGCCGTCCGCACCGTCCACGACGTGGCCGGTGTCCAGGCGGTGGCCGACTTCTTCGCCGAGGTGTGGCGGCTGCCGCGCAGCCATCCGCCCTATCCGGCCGAGGTGCTGCACAGCATCGTCCACGCGGGCGGCGCGGTGCACGCCGCGTACACCACCGGGCCCGACGGGCGGGAGGGCGAGCGGCTGTCCGGTGCCGCGGTCGCGGTCTTCGGCCCACCGGCCGACCGGGAGGTGTACTCGCTCGTGGCCGCCGCCACCGCCTCCGACCGGGGCGTCGGCCACGCCGTCAAACAGGCCCAGCGCGGCTGGGCCCTGGCGCGCGGGGCCCACACCATGCGCTGGACCTTCGACCCGCTGGTCGCCCGTAACGCCCGCTTCAACCTGGTCAAACTGGGTGCCGTCGGCGCCGAGTACCTGGTCGACCTCTACGGCCCCATGAACGACGGGGTGAACGACGGCGACGAGAGCGACCGGCTCACCGCCCGCTGGGACCTCCTCGCACGACCCGCGCCCGCACCCGCCCCCGCCGATGACACCGGCGACCGGGCAGCCGCCCCGGTCGTCCGCCACGCCCCCGACGACGGCCCGCTCGCCGCCCGCCACGCGGACCGGCTGTGGTGCAGGGTGCCCGGGGACATCGTCGCGCTGCGCACCGCCGACCCGGCCCTGGCGCTGCGCTGGCGGCACGCCGTGCGCGAGGTCTTCACCGAGGCGTACGCCGAGGGCTTCCGGGCCACCGCGATGTCCCGCGACGGCTGGTACCGGCTCACCCGGAACCCCGCCCCGACCACCCCCGGAGAGGATCCGCGGCCATGA
- the menC gene encoding o-succinylbenzoate synthase: MRLERAELLHVALPLITPFRTSFGTMTSKDTFLLHIVTDRAEGWSEFAADPEPLYCAEFIAGAEIVIRDFLLPRVAALPTPTTAALAPAMAAVKGHELAKAALETALLDAELRAHGMPLATFLGSVHERVPAGVSVGIKDSLPELIDDVERYLAEGYVRIKLKIEPGWDVAPVRAVRERFGEALPLQVDANTAYTLADAEHLRKLDEFGLLLIEEPLEENNLHAHARLQRRLTTPVCLDESIHNARDAASAIAMDACRVINIKPARVGGYPEARRIHDLAAAHGVPVWCGGMLETGIGRAPNLALAALPGCTLPGDTSASGRYFAEDITEPFVLQDGHLPVPTAPGIGIDPLPDVLARFTTARRQLYPR; this comes from the coding sequence ATGAGGCTCGAACGCGCCGAACTGCTCCATGTCGCCCTTCCGCTGATCACCCCCTTCCGTACCTCCTTCGGGACGATGACCAGCAAGGACACCTTTCTGCTGCATATCGTCACCGACCGGGCCGAGGGCTGGTCGGAGTTCGCCGCCGATCCGGAGCCGCTGTACTGCGCGGAGTTCATCGCCGGCGCCGAGATCGTGATCCGCGACTTCCTGCTGCCCCGGGTGGCCGCCCTCCCCACGCCCACGACGGCGGCCCTCGCCCCCGCCATGGCCGCCGTCAAGGGCCATGAGCTGGCCAAGGCCGCCCTGGAGACCGCACTGCTCGACGCCGAACTGCGCGCCCATGGCATGCCGCTGGCCACCTTCCTCGGCTCGGTCCACGAGCGGGTGCCCGCAGGGGTGTCCGTCGGCATCAAGGACTCACTCCCCGAGCTGATCGACGACGTCGAGCGGTATCTCGCCGAGGGCTATGTGCGCATCAAGCTGAAGATCGAGCCGGGCTGGGACGTGGCGCCGGTGCGCGCGGTACGGGAACGGTTCGGCGAGGCGCTGCCGCTTCAGGTCGACGCCAACACCGCGTACACCCTCGCCGACGCCGAACACCTCAGGAAGCTCGACGAGTTCGGGCTGCTGCTCATCGAGGAGCCGCTGGAGGAGAACAACCTCCACGCCCACGCCCGGCTCCAGCGGCGGCTGACCACCCCGGTCTGCCTGGACGAGTCCATCCACAACGCGCGCGACGCCGCGTCCGCGATCGCGATGGACGCCTGCCGGGTCATCAACATCAAACCGGCCCGGGTCGGCGGCTATCCGGAGGCCCGCCGCATCCACGACCTCGCCGCCGCCCACGGCGTCCCGGTGTGGTGCGGGGGCATGCTGGAGACCGGTATCGGCCGCGCCCCCAACCTGGCCCTCGCCGCCCTGCCCGGCTGCACCCTGCCCGGCGACACCTCGGCCTCCGGCCGGTACTTCGCCGAGGACATCACCGAGCCGTTCGTCCTCCAGGACGGCCACCTCCCGGTGCCCACCGCGCCCGGCATCGGCATCGACCCGCTCCCGGACGTCCTCGCCCGCTTCACCACGGCGCGGCGGCAGCTGTACCCGCGCTGA